AACAAGCAAAGCAGCAGCGCATGAGTTTATAGTGTATTTCCGAGCAGACGCATTCCAGGCATTGCGTGAATGAACGGCCATGCTCCCGTATATCTGCGTAGGTGTATTTATTTCAAATGCCGAGATGAACGCCATGGCTGGATAGGCACATACAAACCACTTGCCGACTCGTCCCACGACCCTGAGCCTCGTCACAAAAAGGAACGCAAGAGATTCGTCCTGACGGTAAATCAACCAACCACTTCTCTGAGAAGCTCCCGGCCCcgataaaaaaaattaacaGAGTGATAACAAGTTGAATAAGCAAAAATTAAAGTTCATGACACCTGAGGGATTCGAACCCTCGCCTATTACTAGACCGCGAATAAGCCCAGTCGAACGAATCGACTCAACCTGAACACGGCGCCTTAGACCACTCGGCCAAAGTGCCTTGGATGCTTTGCTTGTGGATCGACGGCCTCGTTAACCATCTCAAGAATGCATCCCATCGAGCCACTTGCCATTTTTTGCGGTTGGTGGGTACGGGGAGTTGGAAGCTGCTGGTGGACGACAACGATGCACTAGCCTGGAAGTGGTTGTTGATGTGAGAAAATTCCCCACGGCTCCCCACCAATTTCCTTGTTGGGTACTTACACAGAGTATTTGCAGGTTTGCAGAATACAGGGTAGTAGAACGACGATGGAGATATTACCGCCCGTCGCCTCGGATAGAAATTCGGTCTTTCATGCTCATGGGCTTTTCTCTGGGGTTTTACCCAAGGCGGTATGGTAACTTGTATAAACTGCCCTTTTCTCGTCCTCTCAAAGCTTTGGCGGAGAGGGGAACGGCAATGAGAGACGGCATGTCAGTCAGTTCTGGAATAGATCCATAACCAGGTGAATATAAAAGatgcggcgacggccagTCTAGACACACAGAATAAATCTATTGTTGCACAGAAACGTAAATTTGTTCATCTGATACGACCAGTCATTCCCATCCCAGACGCtagacacacacacacacaatgTCCTGCGACGAGCACAACGGCCCCTTCCCAACCGAGGCGGGCAAAACCCTTGCATCCGTCTACGCCAACGACCCGTCCACGACGGGCGCCCTTCTCCAGTCCATTATCGAGCGCGATGGCGCCGTCATAGTCAGGGGCCTCGTGCCGCAAGAGCTCTGCGAACGCATCAGAAAGGACCTCAAGCCCCAGTTCGACTCGGACCGCGTCGACGAGTCCGGTTTCTTCCCGACAACCACGAAGCGAGCTCACGGCATCTTGGCGTACTCGGATGCCACGGCAGAGCTGCTTGTGAATCCGTTGTTCCAGACCGTCGCCAGCGGCATGCTGACGAGCAGGTACACCTACTGGGAGGGCCAGGGAAAGAAGACCGTCTCGGCCAAGCCGCAGATTGCCAGCATCGTCGGGTTCCGCGTCCAGCCTGGCGGTACGCAGCAGGCCCTGCATCGAGACGACTCCGACTACCACACTCGGAACTGCGACATGCCCGTCATGCTGGGCTGCGTGACTGTAAGCGAAAACATCAAAACCTCGGGTAATCAGTTTGCTCTGTGTGGCCAGACCTGACCGTTGTTGCGTTGCAGGCCTTGACAAAGACAACCAAGGAAAACGGGGCGaccatcgtcatccccaAGAGTCACTTGTGGGGGCCGGACAGGATGCCCCTCAACGAAGAAGCCATCCCTGCGGAGCTTGAGGTAGGTGATGCCACAGTTTTCGTGGGAAATGTGTATCATGCCGGTGGGGCAAATGTGACCAAGTAAgcttttttcttgttctgAGACCCTTCCTTCGGCAAGGTCATCCGCCATGGATTCTGTGGTAGCTGACTCATTGTGTCTTTGAAACAGGGATGATGCGCGCGAAACCATCGGCATGTTTCTGTGCAAGGGCACCCTCCGCCAGGAAGAAAACTCCTACCTCGAAGTGCCGCCCGAGTTGGCAAAGAAGAGAGGTCTCTCGCCCCAGGTTTTGCGACTGCTGGGATACGGCATTGCCCCGCCGGCGCTTGGATTGTACAAATATCAGGATCCGATGAGGGTTATTTTCGGCGTGGAAGATGAGGAGACGGTGAGGAAGTAAAGCGTGTCGGTAATCGATGGGCGTTTCCCCCGTTGAtagaagaaataaaaaaaaaattgtaTCCTGCCATGCAGTGTTTTGTGCAATTCACACAGGAAGGACCTGGTATCCGTTTTCTTGGAATTGCTGAGCCAGCGGTCGCCAGTCTGGATTTGCGCCGCCCCAAAACACGCCCAAAAAGTTGAGAATGTCGGCGTGGTTCTTAAAGCCCGTCGTCTTGATAATCCCCGTCAGCAAATTGGTGACGGCTCGCTGCTTCACAACATCGTCGTGGCATTCGGCGCCGGCAATGAAGGCAGGCCAGGGTAGATTCTGGGCGCATAGCGCGGGATCCTCCAAGGTGCCGAGCTGCTCGAATAGCTTTTCCACCGATGCCCTCCAGTCCATGTTGCCGTCGTGTGCGTATCCCAAGCAGCGGTAAGAATACAAAACAGCCGTATGGTGATAAATGTCGACGAGCCGTACAAAGTCGCGCCGGAGAATGGCTGGTTCGATTCTTAGCTTCGCTGCGGCGAGAAGCGTTGTGCCTCGCGCCTGTTCGAACTGGCACCGAATGCGCGTGGCGTCGGGAAAGTTGCCCGGCGTCAAGGCATTGGCCTCCAGACCGAAGGCGGCGCGACGAGACAGAAGCGTGACAAAGTGTAGCAGAGAGAGGTATTGTGAGAAGAGACCACGCTCGGTGCCAGGCAGGGGGAGCACGGTCTCTTGGATGTCTTGGAGGTTGAAGGACGTGGTAGATGCCAGCACATCGTAGATGGCGAGTTGGGTGCGCAGAAAGCGGAAGAGGCCTCTGTTGCTCGCTTCCTTGGTAGTAAAGACGTTGACCAGAGTCCTCGCGGCGCGTCTGTGTCCTTCGGCCGCGGCAATCTGCGAATTGGTCATTTCGTAGCACGAAATCATCATAATGGAGGCCAAAATCCACTCGGCCTCGGCAATGTCGGTGCCAGTATTCAGCTCAGAACCGTCGGCCAGCCGCCCCGTCATGTTCTGAACGTGGCGAGTAATCAAGCCGAGACAAGCGTCCCTGGCAGCCTCGGGAAAGCGAGGCATGCCCAGGGAAAAGGACGTCGCACCGTGATGGGCGGCGATGGCAGCAACAGCGTATAGCACGGCCGGCGTGTTCGTGGCCAGGGGCAGCACACGTCGTCGGTAGTCGTTTTCCTCCGAGTCAAACCACACCATCAGCCCAGCCAGATTCTTGTCGAAGTAGTCGATGAATTTGGGCAACGAGCTGCGCAGGGTAAGATCCAGCAGCACGGGCACGCACACGGGCGACGAGCCGACATGGCGCTGAGCCTCGTCAACATCGCCAGCCTCGTCCTTTGACGCCGTCGCAGACACATGGCGCGTCGTCGGCTGCCGTGTATTCGTCGAGCCGCCGGTCTGGGGCAGCGGAATCATCTTGCCCTTCAACTTGCCTCGCACAGCAACGCCGCCTGCCCAACGCAGCCGCTGGCCGTAGCCGGGACACTCGAGTCCACGCTTCACGCATTTCTGGCAAACTGGCCGTGCCAAATCGCATCGGATGCGACGTTTGGTGCAGGTACCGCAGCCCTCTGATTGGTGGTCCCAGTGAGCATGCTGGCCTCGAAATCGACACGCAAAGACAAATGAACAAGAGGTTGAAAGACTTACTTTCAGGCGCGGCATTGGGGTCCCTCGACACCATTAGGGCGGTGAGACAGACATGTGCACCGATCGATGTGTACACCCGGGCTCAGGCGATGTCTCACCAGGTCacagagaaaaagaagcgcTGGCAATCAGCAGCGTCACAGGTGGTTTTAAAGGGCTCCGCAATGGTTGCCGCATTGTgaagccgccgtcggccaacTTTCAGATGCGACATGGATCGACCGCTCAGGCGCGGCCATGAATAATCAAGTCCGGGTGGGTGGCGGCAGAATCCTTGGCATGACCCGACTCTGGGTTTAGCCTTGATATTGCGGTGAGACAGGCGCAAGAGagtccaaaaaaaaaaaccgacTTCACATCAAGTTTTGATCACGACTCTTCAAcacaatacggagtacctgcaGCCGCCGACTGACGTCGCCCAAAGAACCTCCTCCATGTGCTTCATCTCCGTCCGCTGTGCAACTTGAAAAGATGAGACGTCCCATTTTGTCAAGCGTTGCATTTGCCACGCTTGTTGCCGTATACGCCTGTCACGCAATCAATTCCTCGCCTGCCCATCTTCCCTCCTCCCGCTCAACACATATTGAACAAGCAGCATCGCCGTGGTTCACCAAACAATGTAGCTCAGCCCGTGAATAATAGCCTGCACATCCAACCCCCCCAATGATACACACCATCGTGCGCAATCAACCCGCTCCTGCTGCATCTCTGTCGACCATGCCCTCTCTGCATCTCCGGCAGTTCATCCTACGTTTGTACTTGCCTGCTGCTCGCGGTGGTGCACCGTAAATGTCTCCCTCTGGGCCGCTTCCTCACCAAgccgtcaacaccaagcGTGCTTCAAGACAACAGAcgagcaaaagaaaaagacaatGTCTACGAAAAAAACGGCAGATCCTCTGTCTATGGAAGAGGCTGCAGCCCCTCAGTCTACGGAACAAACTGCAGATCCTCTG
The DNA window shown above is from Metarhizium brunneum chromosome 1, complete sequence and carries:
- the himG_0 gene encoding Dioxygenase himG, yielding MSCDEHNGPFPTEAGKTLASVYANDPSTTGALLQSIIERDGAVIVRGLVPQELCERIRKDLKPQFDSDRVDESGFFPTTTKRAHGILAYSDATAELLVNPLFQTVASGMLTSRYTYWEGQGKKTVSAKPQIASIVGFRVQPGGTQQALHRDDSDYHTRNCDMPVMLGCVTALTKTTKENGATIVIPKSHLWGPDRMPLNEEAIPAELEVGDATVFVGNVYHAGGANVTKDDARETIGMFLCKGTLRQEENSYLEVPPELAKKRGLSPQVLRLLGYGIAPPALGLYKYQDPMRVIFGVEDEETVRK